Proteins from a genomic interval of Phyllopteryx taeniolatus isolate TA_2022b chromosome 3, UOR_Ptae_1.2, whole genome shotgun sequence:
- the krt1-c5 gene encoding keratin, type 1, gene c5 has translation MASTLSVRSYSVRPLSFSSMSVRDGARGSVRSKPPVSTAGALSLSRSVSVGNGLHLLGAGLSLDGLVAGASEKETMQGLNDRLANYLNKVRSLERSNAELELKIKQLMVDRQPKGHDVDNMMAQAHVIGQEVRKRTLENARIMLEIDNAKLAADDFRVKWEGEAALCQSVERDCQALRRAKSDHDQIISMLRGELDSLKEELYFLKKNHDEEKSSLKVRLANEQVNVEVDAAQGPDLGATMAELRVQYEGIARKNKEEAEAWYLKKLDAVQSEVKESNEALRCTQSELSERRRFLQALDVELDSLRKQVGILEGNLGETGHKYSVEMECLQAALAELEDELSQLRLDMQRHKTDYEQLLRIKQNLEMEIATYRKLLEGEELVKEIPPPPKKDPDVRTRKIVKVVTQTMVNGKVVDESSKVEQIEERKK, from the exons ATGGCGTCTACGCTGTCTGTGCGCAGCTACTCGGTGCGCCCGCTGTCCTTCTCCAGCATGTCCGTGAGGGACGGCGCTCGGGGCAGCGTCCGCTCCAAACCGCCCGTGTCCACGGCCGGCGCCCTATCGCTGTCCCGCTCCGTGTCGGTGGGCAACGGGCTCCACCTGCTGGGAGCCGGACTCTCCCTCGACGGGCTGGTGGCGGGGGCCAGCGAGAAGGAGACCATGCAGGGTCTGAACGACCGTCTGGCCAACTACCTGAACAAGGTGCGCTCTCTGGAGAGGTCCAACGCAGAGCTGGAGCTGAAGATCAAGCAGCTGATGGTGGACAGGCAGCCCAAGGGACACGACGTGGACAACATGATGGCCCAGGCAcacgtcatcgggcaggag GTGAGGAAGAGGACCCTGGAGAATGCACGCATCATGCTGGAGATCGACAACGCCAAGCTGGCGGCCGATGACTTCAGGGTCAA GTGGGAGGGGGAGGCCGCCTTGTGTCAGTCGGTAGAACGCGACTGCCAGGCCCTGAGACGAGCGAAGTCCGACCACGACCAGATTATCTCCATGCTGAGAGGGGAACTGGACAGCCTGAAGGAGGAGCTCTATTTCCTCAAGAAGAACCACGACGAG gaGAAGAGCTCACTGAAGGTGCGCCTGGCCAACGAGCAGGTGAACGTGGAGGTGGACGCTGCTCAGGGCCCGGATCTGGGCGCCACCATGGCCGAGCTGAGGGTCCAGTACGAGGGCATCGCGCGCAAGAACAAGGAGGAGGCCGAGGCCTGGTACCTCAAGAAG cTGGATGCAGTGCAGTCGGAGGTGAAGGAGAGTAACGAGGCGCTGCGCTGCACCCAAAGCGAGCTAAGCGAGAGGCGGCGTTTCCTGCAGGCACTGGATGTAGAGCTGGACAGTCTTCGCAAGCAG GTGGGCATCCTAGAGGGCAACCTGGGAGAGACGGGCCACAAGTATTCGGTGGAGATGGAGTGCCTGCAGGCAGCGCTGGCGGAGCTGGAGGACGAGCTGTCGCAGCTGCGCCTGGACATGCAACGCCACAAGACCGACTACGAGCAACTGCTGCGCATCAAGCAGAACCTGGAGATGGAGATTGCCACGTACAGGAAGCTGCTGGAGGGAGAGGAGCT GGTGAAAGAAATACCTCCACCTCCAAAAA AAGACCCTGACGTGCGCACCAGGAAGATCGTCAAAGTGGTCACTCAGACGATGGTCAACGGCAAAGTGGTAGACGAGTCCAGCAAAGTGGAGCAGATTGAGGAGCGTAAAAAATGA